A region of the Myxococcus stipitatus DSM 14675 genome:
CCGCTCAAGCGTCCTTCGTCGCTGGCGACCTTCTCCGGCGCGTATGCGTCCGTGACGTGGTTGCCTTCGGAGGACTGGGTGCTCCAGCCCGGCGTGCGCGTGGACAGCTATCACCTGTCACCGGGCATCCAGCACACCGTGGTGGAGCCGCGCCTGTCCGTTCGCCGACGCCTCACGGAGACGCTCGTGGTGAAGGGCGGCGCGGGCCTCTTCCACCAGCCGCCCACCGTGCTGCTGCACCTGCCCGCCGTGGACACCGCGAGCCTCCGCTACGGCCTCCAGGAGGGAGTGCAGCTCGACGTCGGCGCCGAGTGGAAGGCGATGGAGGGGTTGGAGCTGAGCGGCGACGTCTTCTACAACCCCCTCTCCCGCGCGGTGGAATTGGACCTGGAACAGGTGGCGGAGAACCGCCGGCGCGGTGGCGTGGGCGCGACGTCGCCAGCCTCGAGCGGCTATGCGTATGGCTTCGAGCTGATGGCCCGCCACCCGCTGGGCCGCGACTGGTTCGGCTGGGTCTCCTACAGCTTCCTCCAGAGCAAGCGCCGCGTGCTCATCGACCGGTATGGAGATGACAACCGCGTGGTGGGCTCGGAGAGGGTCACCCTCCCCTTCGCCTTCGAGCAGGCCCACGTGCTCAACGCGGCGGTCAGCTACAAGTTCGGCAACAACTGGACGGTGGGCACGGTGTTCCACTTCAATACCGGCCGCCCGGAGGCCGGTGAAATCACCAGCCTCACCCAGCGGCTCGTCACCCGGCCCGACGGAGAGCAGCAATGGGTGCGGCAGGACCGGGACCGGGCCGAGCGACTGGACTCCTTCTTCCGCGTGGACCTGCGCGTCGCCAAGTCGTGGGCCCTGGAGGACTTCACGCTCGACGCCTACCTGGACATCCTCAACGTGTCGGCCCAGAAGGAAGTGGTGGCGTATGAGTATGGGTTCAGCTTCACCACCGACGCCGCCGAGCGGAAGCCCACGAACATCCCCATCATCCTCCCTCTCTTCGGCCTGAAGGGGACCTACTGACATGCGCGGACTGCTCCCTCCCTTGTCCCTCCTCGCGCTGCTCGGTGCTGGCTGCGACCGCATGCCGGAGGACCCCGTCTTCGTCTACGGCAACCTCCAGCACCTGGATGGCTCGCCGTACGCCCACGTGCCGGTGGCGCTGGAGCGCAAGGCGTACTCCCGCTCCCCCTACGGGCCTCCGCCCTCCGCGCCCGAGACCTTCACGCCCTACGCGGAGTTCCAGAGCGACCAGCGCGGGGACTACGTGCTGGAGGTCCTCTCGGGCGAGACGACCCGCGACAATATCGATGGCTTCACCGAGTACCGCTTCCGGGTCGCCGCGCCCCTGGAGCAGGGACACGGTGTCTACACGTCGTTTCAGTTCTGGGATGACGCGGAGGTGCCTCCACTGCGGCCCTGGGAGCCTCGGCTGGTGGTGGCCTCGGGACAGGAGGGGCCGGTGCTGAGCTTCGCCAAGGCGCCGCCTCCGCCCGCGAAGCCCTACTCCGCGAAGCTGCCCCAGATTCTCCTCCCCGGGAGTCCAGAGGTGCAGGAGGTCGACTCGCTCCCGCCCTATCCGGTGGTGCAACTCTCGGGAGCGGATGGGCTGGTCTGGGAGACACACGACCCCGCCTCGCCCTGGCAGCCCAATCCCTATCAACTGGAGGACTTTCCGGGCGTCGCGGCGCAGGTTCGCGCCGTGTCGATGGGCACCTGGATGTTCGAGCCGCTGGGCGGCAGCGACAGCAGCGTGGCCTTCCGCGTGGAGTGGCGAGGGCCACGAGAGGCCATCCCCTCCGGTGCCGTGCGCCCCGTCAGCCGAGGCGCCGTGTGCTACCCGTCGCCGGGCGAGGGGCCGTGTCCGTACACGGATGGCTCGCTGCGCTCCGTGCAGACGAAGCCGGAGTCGCGCGACTCGGGCGTGAGCGAGGTGGTGGTCTCCTGGGAGGACTCCGTGCGGCCTCGGCGCATCGTCCTGCGCAACCTGGAGGTCGTGCTGGGTTACGACCCTTCCATCCATGTGCTGCTGGAAGGCAGCATGGATGGCTTCACCTGGTCGCCGCTCGCGGACGTGCTCCACCAGAACTTCGACCCCAAGTCCCTCTTCGGCATCTTCGTGAACATCGCCCTCGATGGGACGGAAGGTGACAGCCCCTACGGAGACGCGCCGCTGGACGTGCTCCACAGGGCGCGCTTCTTCGACGTGCCGCTCGCGGGTGAGGCCCCCGTCCGCCACGTCCGGCTGCGGGTGCAGTCGCAGGACAAGAGCCGGACGCTCCCCGTCTTCGCGCTCGCGGAGCTGTCCGTGTTCGAGTGACGCGCGAGGGGGCTCCTCAATCGCCCCAGGGTGCAGGTTGCTCCCTGGGGGACATGTGCGGACGTTCCGCGAGGAAGTCCACGGTGTCTTGAAGGAGCAGACCCTTGCCGACGAGTCCCTCGAAGAAGATGTCGCTGCTGACGGAGCCCGAAGCCCGGCTCGTGCTGTCCAGCTCGCCTCGCAACGTGGTGGAGTTGTCCACCCGCGACCTGCGCGGCCGCATCCTGCGCGCGCGCAAGTTGATGCGGAAGTACCAGGACACCGCGAGGCGCCAGCGGAGAGAGGCCCTGCGCAAGCGCACGCCGACCCGCTCCCGTCGCGCGGAGGGCAACGCGAACACGGTGCGCAAGGCGCTGTACTTCCAGCAGGCGCTGTCCCGGTTCGAGAAGCGCCTGGCCCTGATGGAGCGCCAGGAGGCTCGGGCCGCGGCGCTCGCCAAGCGGAAGATGGCGAAGCCTCGCCGGGCGCTGCGGACGAAGCGTGCCGCCACGGGTCGCAAGCCCGTGCGCAGGACGCGGACAGCGGGGAAGATGGCGACGGCCTCCCAGCGGAGCATGAAGGCACAGCGCCGCAAGGGCGGTGCGCGCAAGCAGCAGGGCTTCGGCGCGGTGCGACGCACCTCCCATGTCGTCGCTCGCAACCGTCGGACCCAGGCGCGCAAGGACTCTCGGCGCTGACGGCGCGTGGCCTGGTGACAAGGTGGGTCGTGACACCTGTCTCCCCGCGCGGAGGAGCCCCGCTTCGGCCGTCCTCGAACATCGCGCGCGAGCCCGCGCATCAGTGCTCCGCGTCCATGAGCACAGGCCTCCTGCTCGAGCGCGACCTCCTCACGCAGGGGCCTTGCTCAAGCCCGCTTCGTGCGCGTCAGTGCGAGGAGCCCGGCGAGCACCAGCATCAGCCACACCGCCATCGCACCGGGCCCTGTTGCGTTGCAGCCACCGCCACCACCACCGACCAGGGGCTGCTCCACCGGACCGGCATCTGGCTCGCCAGGGCCCGCGTCGTGACCAGCGTCCACGGGCCCGGCATCGGGCTCCCCTGGGCCCGCATCGGGCGGCTTCGACAGCGTGCTCTCGTCCAGGTACGCGCCACACGCGGGGTCCGCCGCACCGTCCGCGCGATGCGCCAGCGCCAGCGCATAGGCCCCGGCGCCGAAGCCCACCATGGGCGCGTTGAACTTGTACGCGCCGCTCTGCTCGTCATAGGTCTCCGCCACCGCGAGGTAGTTCTTCAGCGACTGGTCGGTCACCCACTTCAGCACGCGGTCCGCGCGCGCCGGGTCTCCCGCCATCCGCTTCACCATCGCGCCTCGCAGGCTGACGATGACCCACTCCGCGCTGTCGTACTCGCTCCCCCACGGGCTCATGTCCGCCCAGCCCATGTGGTCGTAGCGATCATCGTTCCGAACCCATCCCGCCCCCGCGGGTGACAACAGACGCAGGTCGAGTCCTCGAATCGTCTCACGCGCAATCTTCCCCGCCGGGTCGAACAGGCCCATGGCGAACGCGTCGAACACCGCCGTGTCCCAGTAGCCGCGTCCGGACCGCAGCTCCTCCAGGTTGGAGGCCAGCGCGAATTGGTGGTCCGTGAGCTTCTCCGCCATCGCGCGGCGGATGGACTCACCGGCGGCGCGGTAGCGAGTCGCTCGCGCGGAGTCCCCCACGCGCTCGGCGAGCACCGCCGCGTCGCACAGGCCCCGCGCCGCCGTCAGACTCGTGTACGCCCACGCGCGCTGACGCCCGTTCCAGTGGGTCTCCCAGATGGACGAGTCCGGACGGATGAGTCCTGTCTCCGGGTCGATGAGCGCCACCAGCGCATCCGCGACCTTCGTCGAGACGGTGGGCCAGGTCTGGTTCACCAGCGAGAGGTCGCCCGTGGTGCGCTCGTAGTGCCGCAGCGCCCAGAGGAACAGGCCGAAGCCATCGAACTCCAGGTTCGGTCCCGCCTCGTTGAAGTCCGTCTCCTCCACGCCGAAGCCGTGGTAGCGCGTGAGGGTGATGAGGTACGGCGGCATGCGGTAGGGCTGGAGCTCGCGCCAGTGCTGGAAGCGGCCGCTGTCCGCGTTCAGGTAGTACGACAGGGCCTCGCGGGCCTCGCTCCGCATGCCCAGCGTGGCCATCGCCGCCGCCGCGTAGGCGCCGTCTCGAATCCACGCATAGGTCCATTGGCCTGGAGGAAGGCTGGCCAGCACCGCGCCCTTGCCCGCGTGCTTCACGATGCCCGGCAGCGCGGCGGGTGCGCCATTCGGCGCCTTGAAGCGCGTCAGGCGCGGCTCTCCATCGCGGCCCAAGGACTCACGCAGGAAGGTCTCTGATTCGCGCACCTGCGCCATGTGCAGCACCACGGCGGAGTGGCGCACGAGCGTCTCTTCGTTCGCCGCGGCGCCCGAGGGGACTTTCACCGTGTCCGTCTGGAAGGAGGCCCAGCGCGCCACCTCCGCGTCCACGAGGGACTTCGCGTCGGAGGTGCCGACGTAGTCGGAGAGCCATTGCCTCGCGGTGGCCATGCCGTCCGGGTTCCCCAGGTGCACGAAGGCCACGCCGGCCCACTTCTCCGAGCCCGCCGCGATGTCCCCCAGGTTGAACTGATACGCGGAGGCCCAGCCTGTCTGCGCGGAGGGCGCGGCCGTGAAGTCTCGCAGGTCCTGCTGTCCACCGTTCTTCACGGTGATGAAGCCATTGCCAGCCCCCGAGTCGCCCGAGGTCCACGCGGCCTTGCGAGCCGCCGCGCCCAGCGGGCGTCCCACGACGACGCCCGCAAAGCCCTTCTCGACGAAGTCATCGCCGTGCACCTCCAGGGTCTCGCCGTTCTCGTCCAGCTCCGACATGACTCCGGGGCGGCCGAAGCCCAGGTGGAAGTTGTGGAGGGAGAACACGCTGACGCCCGGGGACGTGGACGCGCCGGTGTTGCGCACGCGCAGCGCCATCACGAAGGCGGCGTGGGGCACGGATTGAGGCGCGAAGACATACGTCGTGACCTCCAGCGGTCCCACGCGCTGGACGAGGGTGGCCAGGCCCGTGCCGCCGGTCCTGCCAGGAGCCCAGGGGGCGTAACCACTGGCATCCAGGTCCGCGGCCTGGGTGTTCATCCAGCGCTGAGTGCCCTCGGAGCGCAGGCCGAAGAACGCGTCGAACAACACGTCGCGCGAGTGCACGACGCGAGGCTGGCCGCGAACGTAGACGTCATTGCC
Encoded here:
- a CDS encoding glycoside hydrolase family 15 protein; the encoded protein is MRIHLLCRGRVTSSVALLLASLLWGLSPEARAEVAVRRTFLKLASSNGHGAVMLDLEEKKVSHFREHLFATEEPVIDASGNDVYVRGQPRVVHSRDVLFDAFFGLRSEGTQRWMNTQAADLDASGYAPWAPGRTGGTGLATLVQRVGPLEVTTYVFAPQSVPHAAFVMALRVRNTGASTSPGVSVFSLHNFHLGFGRPGVMSELDENGETLEVHGDDFVEKGFAGVVVGRPLGAAARKAAWTSGDSGAGNGFITVKNGGQQDLRDFTAAPSAQTGWASAYQFNLGDIAAGSEKWAGVAFVHLGNPDGMATARQWLSDYVGTSDAKSLVDAEVARWASFQTDTVKVPSGAAANEETLVRHSAVVLHMAQVRESETFLRESLGRDGEPRLTRFKAPNGAPAALPGIVKHAGKGAVLASLPPGQWTYAWIRDGAYAAAAMATLGMRSEAREALSYYLNADSGRFQHWRELQPYRMPPYLITLTRYHGFGVEETDFNEAGPNLEFDGFGLFLWALRHYERTTGDLSLVNQTWPTVSTKVADALVALIDPETGLIRPDSSIWETHWNGRQRAWAYTSLTAARGLCDAAVLAERVGDSARATRYRAAGESIRRAMAEKLTDHQFALASNLEELRSGRGYWDTAVFDAFAMGLFDPAGKIARETIRGLDLRLLSPAGAGWVRNDDRYDHMGWADMSPWGSEYDSAEWVIVSLRGAMVKRMAGDPARADRVLKWVTDQSLKNYLAVAETYDEQSGAYKFNAPMVGFGAGAYALALAHRADGAADPACGAYLDESTLSKPPDAGPGEPDAGPVDAGHDAGPGEPDAGPVEQPLVGGGGGGCNATGPGAMAVWLMLVLAGLLALTRTKRA